Genomic DNA from Aphanothece sacrum FPU1:
CGGAATCTTTAATGTCGATTTTCCATCCGGTTAAACGGGCGGCTAATCTGACGTTTTGTCCTTCTTTACCGATGGCTAAACTTAGTTGATCTTCGGCTACTAATACTAAGGCGTGTCGCTCATCAGGATTGATTAATACTACTTGATCAACTCTTGCGGGACTGAGGGCGTTAGCGATGTAGGTGGAAGGATCGGGCGACCAACGAATAACATCGATTTTTTCCCCTCTTAGTTCGTTGACGACGGCTTGAATACGAGATCCCCTCGCTCCAATACAAGCTCCTACGGGGTCTACATCTCTTTCTAATGTATCAACGGCGATTTTCGTGCGGGGGCCCACATGACGGGAGGGGGGGTTGGCTTCCCTAGAAACGGCGACAATACGCACGATTTCTTCTTCAATTTCGGGAACTTCGACACTAAATAAGTCTACTACTAATCCGGCGGCCGCTCTAGAAACAATTAGCTGTGGCCCTCGATGGGAGCCTTCTCTAACTTTTTTTAACAACACTTTAAAGGTAGCATTAGCCCGATAATTGTCGTTAGGTAATTGTTCTCGTTTAGGTAAAGCCGCTTCGACTTCGGGTTGTCCAAAATTGCTTTGGACGGCAATTAATACATCTTGTCGTTCAAAACGTAAGATTCTCCCATTGAGAACGGTTCCTTCAAGTTCGTTAAATTCTTCTTGAATTAATTTCCGTTGTTGATCTCGCAGTTTTTGTAATAAGACTTGTTTGGTTTGAATGGCTGCCATGCGGCCAAAGTCTCGTTGTGCGGGGGTCACATCTAATACCACTTCGTCTCCTAATTGGGCTTCGGAGGCTACTTCTTGTACTTCTTGGAGAGAAATATGATGATCCGTATTATCAATGGTTTCCACAATCTTTTTGGTGGAAAGAATGCGAAATCCTTCTTCTTCGGTGTCTAATTCTACTTCAAAGTTATTAAAATAATCTTCATGAAATTGTTGTCCGATGCTTTGAGAACGGCGATAACGTTCATAACCCTTTAATAAGGCTTCCCTTAAGGCTTCTTGTACCGACGACTTGGGTAAATTGTGTCGTTGGCTAATTTCTTCGATCATCTCTATCAGACCAGGTAAACTGACAAGGGACATTTATAAACCTCCTTGACGATAATTATTCATATTTTTAACGGTGAGTGTCTAATTGAACTTTGGCTATTAATTCGCGTTTAATGGCGATCGCTCGTCCTTTTTGGTTGATATAAACGGTATCTTCATCCCTTCGCAGAAGTTGACCGCGCCATTCTTTCTGCTCTAAGTAAGGGGCGTAGGTTGTTATCAGTACAGGAAACCCTTTAAAGGTCATAAATTCGCGATCGCTCGTTAATTGTCGAGAAATTCCGGGACTTGATATCTCTAAAACGTATGCTCCTTCAAGAATTTGGGCTTCATCAAGGGTCAGTTCTAACTCTCGACTGATTTGTTCACAGTCGTCTAAGCTGGTATCCCCCAGAGGGTTACGAATATCCACTCGCAACACGGGGGGCCGTTTGTTGGTGTGAAATATCACGTCAACCACTTCTAACCCCAAATTTTGGGCGATGGGGGTGGCTAATTCAATAATTTTGGGAATCAGAGGATGAGTCATGGTTACTCAAACAATAAAAAAAGCGGGGTTTGACCCACTTCCATTAAAAATCAGCAAGTGACATTACCCACATTTACTCCAAGGGACATAACGTGGGCTTGAAGAATTGCTTCTAGAAGTTTATGATACATTTATGCGGTAGAATGCGACACAAAGAAGCACTATACGGCAATAGCATTTAGGTTTAATCACCTAAAAGGAGGTATCCCTCAAAGCTTCCAAAAAACTTGAAAGCACAATATTTCCCCCGTTTTTCACGTCTTGGTTCTTGACGTTAACTAGCCATTTAATTGAATTTCGGGTTGAAAACACTCCCATTCAAAGGCATTATTAAGCACCCATGAGCGGATCAACCCCATTATACTACAAATCAGTGATTAAAAGAATAAGAAACTGAGTAGGTTGGGTTGAACGATAGTGAAACCCAACACTTAGATTAGGTTTTTGACACTCCCTACGGTCGGTTTATCAATTGGTCGCAATTCCCACTGATGTTAACATCTGTATAATGGTAGACCCCTTGCTATATTAAGTTGGGTTTCGTACCTCAACCCAACCTACAATCTAAGTTATAGTTTCTGACATAAATCACGAAAATCATCCCCTCGATGCTCAAAGCTTTGATATTGATCAAAACTGGCACAAGCAGGAGATAATAAGACAGTTTTAGCTTGATATTGTTGCCCTAATTCTAACCCTTTTTTTACTGCTTTATCCATTGTCTTAACAATTTCATAATTATTATAATTACATTCTTTTAACCGTTTAGCAAAGGTTGGGGCTGCATCACCAATTAATAATACGGTTGCTGCTTTTGCTTTAATTTCTTCAAGCCAACGGGTATCATCTCCCTCTTTTGCTTCTCCTCCTGCAATTAAAATAACGGGAGATTCTACGGACTTTAATCCAACTTCTGCGGCATCATAATTAGTGGCTTTACTATCATTAATAAAGTCAATTCCTTGGACATTACAAATTAATTCTAAGCGATGAGGAACCCCAGTAAAGGTAGCAATCGCTTGAGCGATTGCCGTTTTTTCTATTCCGGCTAATCTGGCGGCAGCTACAGCCATTAATAAATTTTGTTGATTATGAGAACCCACCATTTTAAACAAATTAATTGGTATAATTAATTCACCAAAAGCTACCACCCAATTATCTTGTAAATAGACCCCTTTCGCCGGATCACAAAGTAAATTATCTTTGCCTTTTACACTTGTCCAATAAGCATCTGGCCACTGTTCTAAACCTACTTGACGTAAATAAGGATCATCACCATTAAATATTTGATGACGACAACGATGTAACAAAGAGGATTTAATAGAGTAATAGTTATCTAGGGTTTTATGACGACTTAAATGATCGGGAGTAAAAGTTGTCCAAATGCAAATTTTAGGCGCAATTTTTTGAGATGATTCTATCTGATAACTACTAATTTCTGCTATAATAAAATCATAAGGTTGAGCGTTATCTTTTTTTTGTTGAGATAAAGCTAATTCACAAGCGGCATAACCAATATTACCACAAGCAGGGGCATTTAATTTTGCTCCTTGAAACATGGCAGAAACTAAAGCAGTTGTGGTTGTTTTTCCATTGGTTCCTGTAATGGCAACCCAAGGAGATGAGTTAAGATATCGCCAAGCTAATTCTAATTCTCCAATAGTATCAATGCCTAGATCACGGGCTTCTACTAATAAGGGAATATCCCAAGGAACTCCTGGACTAACGACAATTAAATTAGGTAAATTATCAGAGGTTAGAATAGGGGTATGACCTAATTTAACGCTAATGCCTTCATCTGCTAATTTTTGTTGCGTTGGGTATAAATTAGGGGAGTCAGCGCGATCGCTTAATATCACGTCCCATCCCTCCCGTTTAAGGAGTTTGGCGGCCGCAATGCCCGATCTTCCCAATCCAATAATATAAGCTATAGCCATCGTTTTGGTGGCATCCTTCCTTAATTTTAAGCTTTGCTTATTTTAGCAAGAATTGACCGCAAAAATTTCTCAATTTCATCAGGTGACGATAAACTTGATTAAAATCATGGAAGTCTAGACCGGCTGACCTCATAATCACAATTCTAGTCCATTTTAATTAATTTATTTGGTTCTATCGGATTTACTATGCTAAATTGATAATTAATGACAGACTTAAGTCTGATCCTATAAAGACTAAGTCCGCCTGCGCGGACTAAATTCTTAGGTTGCGTAGGCAACCTTTGTTTGTATAGCTTAACTCTGAGCGAGTTAAGGTCTATCATTTGTAATAATTTAGCATAACTTGTCTGGTAGAATTATTTATTTTTATAAGATATGAAAATTTCAATTAACTTAAACTGTAAGAAGTTAATCTATAAATTAGTCTGTCCTGGGATTATAGCATATTATTTTAAATTATGGTGGATTTAAAATAATTAGTGGCAAAAATTTAAAAAAACGTTACAGTAAATAATTAGAATCATTATTGTTTGGGAAGAGGAAGCCCTATGCTGGAGTTATATCAATTTGAAGTTTCTCAGTATTCTGAAAAAGTCCGATTAATTCTTGATTATAAAGGATTAGAGTACCGTAAAATCGAAGTAACACCAGGAATTGGACAAATTGATCTTTATAAGATGTCGGGACAAACACAAGTTCCGGTGTTAAAAGATGGAGATACTATTGTTTCAGATTCAACGGAAATTGCTTTTTATTTAGATAGAAAATATCCAGAAAAGCCTATTATTCCGAATGATCCTGTTTTACGAGGCCAATGTTTATTAATTGAAGAATGGGCTGATGAATCTATTGGATTAAAAGGTAGAACTGCCTTTATTGGGGCATTAAATCAAAACCCTAATTTTCGGACTTCTGTGCTACCAAAAGAAGTACCTGACTTTCTAAAGACTTTAGTAGGAGCGGTTCCTGGTGATTTATTAAGTGTATTAGGAACTGGTGTCGGTTTTGGCAAAGATGCAGTTAAGGAAGCCAATAAAGCTCTCAAACAAGATTTAGAAGCTTTGAGTCTTATTTTACAACACCGTCCCTATTTAGTGGGGGATGAACCGACTTTAGCTGATTTAGCGGTTGCGGGATTAAGTATCATTTTAAAGCTACCCCCTGGGGATTATTTAGATATTCCTGATACTCTTAAGGGTAAAGGAATACCTGGGTTAGCGGATAATATGACTTATGATAGCTTTTTCCTGTGGCGCGATCGCTTATATATGGAGTATCGTAAACCTCTTGGTAAGAGGAGTCAAACAGAGGGTTCTCCGACAACAATCAATATTGATTAGAGTCATTGGTTGATGGTAAATTATGTTTTAGTTATGATTCATAAACCATCAACCATCATAAGCGAAAAAGCTGTTTATTTTTTGATCAACAATTTAGCTAGGTAAGTCTCATGAAAACAGAAAAAGAGCAATTTGAAGTTACTAAAACAGACAAAGAGTGGAAAGAAATTTTAAGTCCTGAACAGTTTAATGTATTAAGAAAACATGGAACAGAAAGAGCGGGAACCAGTCCCTTAGATAAAGAATATAGTGAGGGAATATATGAGTGTTCCGGTTGTGGACATCCCTTATTTACTTCTGATACAAAATATAATAGTGGGACAGGTTGGCCAAGTTTTTATGCGCCCCTTGAAGGAGGGATTGAAACATCAATTGATCGTTCTTTATTTATGACTCGTGTTGAGGTGCATTGTAGTCATTGTGGGGGACATTTAGGTCATGTTTTTTCTGATGGGCCACAACCAACGGGACAACGATATTGTATGAATGGAGTTTCTTTAAAATTCGTTCCCAAGGAATAAGTTTAAGGGGTAATAAATTAAGGGTTGGCTATTAAATCAGTTAACAGTAAACAGTTATCAGTTATCAGGTGTATAGTAGGGGACTTATACCCATGAACGCCGGAACAGTTATCAAAACTTTTAACTGATAATTGTTAATTTTATAGCCAATCCTTACTGTAATTTTGGTGAGATGCAGTATATAATTGAAAATAACAGTTATTTTGAGGTGAATAAAAAAATGTCAGTTACGATTGAACAAGACCTTAAAGAATATCTCGGTAAGTTTGACCAAAGATTTGACAGACTGGAGCAAAAGTTAGAAAAAATTGATAATCGTCTTACTAACTTAGAAGTTGGACAAGCTAGATTAGAGGAAAAAGTTGATAGTTTAGAAAAAGATATTGAAAGTGTAAAAGAAGACACAAAAGAATTAAAAGGTTCTCAGAAAGCCCAAATATGGACGTTAATTGGTATTTTGGGAACGGCATTATTAGGAACGGTGGTGAGCTATATTATTCTACCTTTGCCCCCTCAATGATGATTATATTGGTTAATTTCTGGAGATAAGACATATAATTTATAATTACATTATCTTCAATACTTTAATAATACTATGAATAACAATACTGTATTGATAGTTCATTGATTTACTCCTGTAAATTATCTAACTCTTTAATGTTCATTAACTCATAATAATATACTATAATTTTATGACAAATTGCGAACGCCTCACACTAATAGGAGAGTATTAAACTTTGGTAACACAAATCGATTCAAAAACCTACGAAAATAAAACCCAGGAAATCGCCAGAGAGTTAATTGCCCAAACCCGCGAAAAACGTTCTCTTTGGACGAAATTAGGGGATCAAATGCGCTGGGATGATAAACTCTTAGGCTTTGCCATGAGTAACCCCGGTTTACGGGTGCAATTATTCCATTTTATTGATGCTTTACCCGCATTACAAAGTAATGCCGAAATCGCTCATCATTTGCAACAATATTTAGGGGATGAATCGGTAGAGTTGCCTAGTGCATTAAAAGGCATTCTTAACTTTACAGATTATAATTCTCCCCCGGCTCAATTAGCAGCCGCTACTATTAGTAAAGCAGTAGAAACTCTCGCTTTTAAATATATTGCTGGCGAAACTGTGCCACAAGTCATCAAAACCATTGAACGTCTCAGAAAAGAGAAAATGGGTTTTACTATTGACTTATTAGGAGAAGCTGTTATTACAGAAACCGAGGCTAAAGCTTATTTACAAAGCTATCTTGACTTAATGGAACAATTATTTACTGAGTCGAAAAAATGGTCAATAGTTAAAGAAATTGATGAAGCATCAGGGGAAAAATTACCCCAGGTTCAAGTATCAGTTAAATTAACCGCATTCTACTCCCAATTTGACCCGATTGACCCAGAAGGCAGCAAAACCAAAGTTTGTGACCTGATTCGGATTCTACTACGTCGCGCCCAAGAATTAGGAGTAGCCGTCCATTTTGATATGGAACAATATGTTTATAAAGATCTCACTTTAGGGATCTTAAAAGAACTATTGTTAGAAGATGAATTTCTTACCAGAACTGATATCGGTGTCACTCTACAAGCATATTTAAAAGACTCTCAACAAGATTTACATGACTTGATTGCTTGGGCAAAAAAACGGGGTTATCCTATTACAATACGTTTAGTTAAAGGGGCCTATTGGGATCAAGAAACCATCAAATCTTTACAAAATCATTGGCCTCAACCCGTCTTTAACCAAAAATCAGCCACCGATGTCAATTATGAACAAATGACCCAGTTATTGCTGGAAAATCACGAATATTTATATGCGGCTATCGGTTCCCATAATGTGCGATCGCAAGCAAGGGCCATTGCCATTGCCCAAACCCTTAATATACCCCCCCGTCGCTTCGAGATGCAGGTATTGTATGGTATGGGGGATCAACTAGCCAAAGCCTTGGTTAAAACGGGTTATCGGGTTCGGGTCTATGCGCCATACGGTAACTTATTACCAGGTATGGCCTATTTAATTCGCCGTTTATTGGAAAATACGGCTAATAGTTCCTTCTTACGGCAAAATTTAGAAGAAAGACCCATCGAGCAGTTAATCGCACCTCCTCAAGTTGCCATGGAAAACCTACCTTCACCAGATAAAGACAAATTTGTCAATGCTCCTGACACAGATTATTCTCGGAAAGTCTTACGGGAAAAAGCACAGCAAGCCCTAGCAAAAGTTAAAGATTCTCTCGGTAAGACCTATTTCCCCCTTATTAACGGCGAATATGTACAAACTGAGGTTATTATTGACTCGGTGAATCCTTCCAAGTCTTCCGAACTTGTCGGACAAATTGGTTTAATTTCCGTTGAACAAGCAGAACAGGCATTAAATGCAGCAAAAGCAGCTTTTAATGCTTGGAAAAAGACCCCTGCTAGTGAAAGAGCGAGAATACTCCGCAAAGCTGGGGATTTAATGGAAGAACGCCGTCATGAGTTATCCGCTTGGATATGTGTAGAAGTGGGTAAAATCTTACAACAAGCAGACGCAGAAGTGTCCGAAGCGATAGACTTTTGCCGTTATTATGCCAGTGAGATGGAACGGTTAGATAAGGGTTATAGCTATGATGTGGCAGGGGAAACCAACCGCTATCATTATCAACCCAGAGGCATCGCTTTAGTGATCTCTCCTTGGAACTTCCCCTTTGCGATCGCAACTGGAATGACAGTGGCAGCATTAGTAACTGGAAATTGTACCTTATTGAAACCTGCGGAAACATCTACAGTGATCGCGGCGAAAATTGCCGAAATATTGGTCGATGCGGGCATTCCTAAAGGAGTCTTTCAACTTGTGCCAGGAAAAGGTTCTCAAGTGGGGGCCTATATGGTGAATCATCCTGATGTCCATGTGATCGCTTTTACGGGGTCGCGGGAAGTAGGATGTCGTATCTATGCCGATGCTGCTATTTTACAACCAGGGCAAAAACATCTTAAGCGGGTTATTGCAGAGATGGGGGGCAAAAATGCCATTATTGTTGATGAAAGTTCTGACCTCGATCAAGCGGTGGCAGGGGCGGTATTTTCTGCTTTTGGCTACTCTGGTCAAAAATGTTCGGCCGCGTCCCGTATTATCGTTTTAAACCCGGTTTATGATGCCTTTTTAGAACGGTTTGTCGAAGCCACGCGATCGCTGAATATTGGGCCAACGGATGAACCTTCTACTCAAGTGGGGCCCGTTATTGATGCAACGGCCCAGAAACGCATACGAGAGTATATTGCGATCGCCAAACAAGAGTCAACCCTTGCCCTAGAGATGGAGTCCCCGGAGAATGGGTATTATGTGGGGCCGACCATTTTTGGGGATGTGTTGCCGACCCATACTATCGCCCAAGAGGAGATTTTTGGGCCAGTGGTGGCAGTGATGCGGGTTAAGGACTTTGATGAGGCGTTAGCGGTGGCTAATGGGACGGACTACGCTTTGACTGGGGGGTTATATTCCCGTAGTCCCGAACATATTGAACGGGCCCAGAAAGAGTTTGAAGTGGGAAACCTGTATATTAACCGCACCATTACCGGGGCTATTGTTTCCCGTCAACCTTTTGGCGGTTTCAAGTTGTCGGGTGTGGGTTCTAAAGCAGGGGGGCCGGACTATTTATTACAGTTCTTAGAACCTCGTCATGTGACTGAAAATATTCAGCGTCAAGGGTTTGCACCCATAGAAGGGGCTGAGTAACTTGTAGGGTGGGCAATGCCCACCCTACCTCTTTAATCTATACTATGAATTTAATTAGCATTAGAACAAGTTATCTCGTAAGCCTGGTTAACAAAAGATCCGAGGTTTTTAAGATGTTGACAAGAAAGATTGCTTATAGAAATTGAATTGCAAGTTGACTCAATGATTATCCCTTCTGTATGGTGATTAACTATCACTGCTTGATTGGTTGCAACTAATTTATAAAATTTGCCAACGAGAAATTTATTATTTTCATTATTTGTCCATCCAAATCTATTAATAATATTTTCAATCCTTTTTATTATTTCTATAATTTCATCAGAATAGTAATTATTAAGAATTACTATTACAAACTTACTAACATTTCCTTTCTCTAATCTTCCTAATAAATCAATAACTTTATGTTTATGAACTTCTGCTTGTTTTTGTAAAAGGTTAAATAATAAAGGGGAATCATAGATTTTGATTAACTTTAGCAAAAATTCATCAGGAGAAATAGCGATCACATGGTACTTAGATAAGATATCATTAGGAAAATCTTTGAGATTATGAGTAACTATGATAACTAAATGATGAAATCCATCATCAGTCAAAATTTTTTGAGCTTCTATAGCTGCTGCTAAAACATGGCGATCTTTAGGATCATTATCGAGGGTTGAAATTAGACTCTCTGATGGATAAACTAAGGCTTCTGGAAATGCTTTCTGTATTTGCTCTACTCGTTTTTTAGCTTTTTGATCGGCTATGCTTGAATCTAAATTCTGTGTTTTTTTTAGAAGCTTTGCTAGATTTCTTGTCGTTTCCTCTAAAATTTTGGGAGAAGTGTAAAACTTATACATATCTTGATCAGCCGCTCTGAGAAGGGTATCACATAGCGGCATAGGAATGAGGACACAAGCATCAAGAACGACAATGGGTTTTTCCACTGAAAGAATTAATCTTCATTAATGATTTGACTAACTGATTCATAGTCTAACTCATCTAATCCGTCCTCGTAAATACTCGCTGAAAATTCACGAAGAACTTGACGACGTTCTGTATCCCTTTGTTCTTTGTATGCCAGTAAATCCTTCACTAATACTTTTCTACGGTTGCCAACTTTAGTAAAAGGTATTTCATGATTTTCCAGAAGTTT
This window encodes:
- the nusA gene encoding transcription termination factor NusA, with translation MSLVSLPGLIEMIEEISQRHNLPKSSVQEALREALLKGYERYRRSQSIGQQFHEDYFNNFEVELDTEEEGFRILSTKKIVETIDNTDHHISLQEVQEVASEAQLGDEVVLDVTPAQRDFGRMAAIQTKQVLLQKLRDQQRKLIQEEFNELEGTVLNGRILRFERQDVLIAVQSNFGQPEVEAALPKREQLPNDNYRANATFKVLLKKVREGSHRGPQLIVSRAAAGLVVDLFSVEVPEIEEEIVRIVAVSREANPPSRHVGPRTKIAVDTLERDVDPVGACIGARGSRIQAVVNELRGEKIDVIRWSPDPSTYIANALSPARVDQVVLINPDERHALVLVAEDQLSLAIGKEGQNVRLAARLTGWKIDIKDSATYKPEEYKQQLSIKKSQLNLDEKQEAIAPESSASESE
- the rimP gene encoding ribosome maturation factor RimP, whose translation is MTHPLIPKIIELATPIAQNLGLEVVDVIFHTNKRPPVLRVDIRNPLGDTSLDDCEQISRELELTLDEAQILEGAYVLEISSPGISRQLTSDREFMTFKGFPVLITTYAPYLEQKEWRGQLLRRDEDTVYINQKGRAIAIKRELIAKVQLDTHR
- the murD gene encoding UDP-N-acetylmuramoyl-L-alanine--D-glutamate ligase, giving the protein MAIAYIIGLGRSGIAAAKLLKREGWDVILSDRADSPNLYPTQQKLADEGISVKLGHTPILTSDNLPNLIVVSPGVPWDIPLLVEARDLGIDTIGELELAWRYLNSSPWVAITGTNGKTTTTALVSAMFQGAKLNAPACGNIGYAACELALSQQKKDNAQPYDFIIAEISSYQIESSQKIAPKICIWTTFTPDHLSRHKTLDNYYSIKSSLLHRCRHQIFNGDDPYLRQVGLEQWPDAYWTSVKGKDNLLCDPAKGVYLQDNWVVAFGELIIPINLFKMVGSHNQQNLLMAVAAARLAGIEKTAIAQAIATFTGVPHRLELICNVQGIDFINDSKATNYDAAEVGLKSVESPVILIAGGEAKEGDDTRWLEEIKAKAATVLLIGDAAPTFAKRLKECNYNNYEIVKTMDKAVKKGLELGQQYQAKTVLLSPACASFDQYQSFEHRGDDFRDLCQKL
- a CDS encoding glutathione S-transferase; translation: MLELYQFEVSQYSEKVRLILDYKGLEYRKIEVTPGIGQIDLYKMSGQTQVPVLKDGDTIVSDSTEIAFYLDRKYPEKPIIPNDPVLRGQCLLIEEWADESIGLKGRTAFIGALNQNPNFRTSVLPKEVPDFLKTLVGAVPGDLLSVLGTGVGFGKDAVKEANKALKQDLEALSLILQHRPYLVGDEPTLADLAVAGLSIILKLPPGDYLDIPDTLKGKGIPGLADNMTYDSFFLWRDRLYMEYRKPLGKRSQTEGSPTTINID
- the msrB gene encoding peptide-methionine (R)-S-oxide reductase MsrB, whose protein sequence is MKTEKEQFEVTKTDKEWKEILSPEQFNVLRKHGTERAGTSPLDKEYSEGIYECSGCGHPLFTSDTKYNSGTGWPSFYAPLEGGIETSIDRSLFMTRVEVHCSHCGGHLGHVFSDGPQPTGQRYCMNGVSLKFVPKE
- a CDS encoding hemolysin XhlA family protein — protein: MSVTIEQDLKEYLGKFDQRFDRLEQKLEKIDNRLTNLEVGQARLEEKVDSLEKDIESVKEDTKELKGSQKAQIWTLIGILGTALLGTVVSYIILPLPPQ
- the pruA gene encoding L-glutamate gamma-semialdehyde dehydrogenase, whose protein sequence is MVTQIDSKTYENKTQEIARELIAQTREKRSLWTKLGDQMRWDDKLLGFAMSNPGLRVQLFHFIDALPALQSNAEIAHHLQQYLGDESVELPSALKGILNFTDYNSPPAQLAAATISKAVETLAFKYIAGETVPQVIKTIERLRKEKMGFTIDLLGEAVITETEAKAYLQSYLDLMEQLFTESKKWSIVKEIDEASGEKLPQVQVSVKLTAFYSQFDPIDPEGSKTKVCDLIRILLRRAQELGVAVHFDMEQYVYKDLTLGILKELLLEDEFLTRTDIGVTLQAYLKDSQQDLHDLIAWAKKRGYPITIRLVKGAYWDQETIKSLQNHWPQPVFNQKSATDVNYEQMTQLLLENHEYLYAAIGSHNVRSQARAIAIAQTLNIPPRRFEMQVLYGMGDQLAKALVKTGYRVRVYAPYGNLLPGMAYLIRRLLENTANSSFLRQNLEERPIEQLIAPPQVAMENLPSPDKDKFVNAPDTDYSRKVLREKAQQALAKVKDSLGKTYFPLINGEYVQTEVIIDSVNPSKSSELVGQIGLISVEQAEQALNAAKAAFNAWKKTPASERARILRKAGDLMEERRHELSAWICVEVGKILQQADAEVSEAIDFCRYYASEMERLDKGYSYDVAGETNRYHYQPRGIALVISPWNFPFAIATGMTVAALVTGNCTLLKPAETSTVIAAKIAEILVDAGIPKGVFQLVPGKGSQVGAYMVNHPDVHVIAFTGSREVGCRIYADAAILQPGQKHLKRVIAEMGGKNAIIVDESSDLDQAVAGAVFSAFGYSGQKCSAASRIIVLNPVYDAFLERFVEATRSLNIGPTDEPSTQVGPVIDATAQKRIREYIAIAKQESTLALEMESPENGYYVGPTIFGDVLPTHTIAQEEIFGPVVAVMRVKDFDEALAVANGTDYALTGGLYSRSPEHIERAQKEFEVGNLYINRTITGAIVSRQPFGGFKLSGVGSKAGGPDYLLQFLEPRHVTENIQRQGFAPIEGAE
- a CDS encoding PIN domain-containing protein, translating into MEKPIVVLDACVLIPMPLCDTLLRAADQDMYKFYTSPKILEETTRNLAKLLKKTQNLDSSIADQKAKKRVEQIQKAFPEALVYPSESLISTLDNDPKDRHVLAAAIEAQKILTDDGFHHLVIIVTHNLKDFPNDILSKYHVIAISPDEFLLKLIKIYDSPLLFNLLQKQAEVHKHKVIDLLGRLEKGNVSKFVIVILNNYYSDEIIEIIKRIENIINRFGWTNNENNKFLVGKFYKLVATNQAVIVNHHTEGIIIESTCNSISISNLSCQHLKNLGSFVNQAYEITCSNAN